Proteins encoded together in one Quercus lobata isolate SW786 chromosome 3, ValleyOak3.0 Primary Assembly, whole genome shotgun sequence window:
- the LOC115981378 gene encoding protein SRC2 homolog has product MECWPLDITLNSAKDLKDLNLFSKMDLYAIVSIHGDYFNNNTNNANQQRMHINKDYGPNPKWNFPMKFTIDVSAVEQNRLALVVKIKAKKKLTGDKEVGEAHMPIKELHESYGEESKDERRTSYNVKTQKAEGPEPSER; this is encoded by the coding sequence ATGGAGTGCTGGCCTTTGGATATCACACTGAATTCGGCCAAGGACTTGAAGGACTTGAATCTTTTCTCCAAGATGGACCTGTACGCCATCGTTTCGATCCACGGCGACTACTTCAACAACAACACCAACAACGCCAATCAGCAGAGGATGCACATTAACAAGGACTACGGCCCGAACCCCAAGTGGAATTTCCCCATGAAATTCACTATAGACGTCAGCGCGGTGGAGCAAAACCGCCTCGCACTCGTCGTGAAGATCAAGGCGAAGAAGAAACTCACCGGTGACAAAGAAGTGGGCGAAGCCCACATGCCCATCAAAGAGCTCCACGAGAGCTATGGCGAAGAATCGAAGGATGAGAGACGCACGAGCTACAACGTCAAAACCCAGAAAGCTGAAGGTcccgaacccagtgaaagatga